tcaaaagattttccaaaaatagagaaatcatccatgaatatttcacaaatgtcatcaatcatatcagaaaaaatactcatcatgcatctctgaaaagtagctggagcattacacaaaccaaaaggcattctagtaaaagcaaaagtgccaaaaggacaggtgaaagtggttttctcctgatcctcaggcgctacagcaatttgataataaccagaatagccatccaagaaacaataatatgcattactagctactctttccaaaatttgatccaagaatggtaaaggaaaatgatccttcctactagctgaattaagttttctatagttaatgcacattctccagccagtaaccattctagctggaatcaactcatttttatcattttttatgacagtcaaactagatttttttggtaccacttgagttgaacttacccacttactgtccgagatagggtaaatgatacctactgcgagtagcttaagcacttcctctttcacaacttccttcacggtaggattgagcctacgttgagcatcatgaactggtctagcatcgtcttcaagatggattctgtgggtacatacagcggcatcgatgcctttgatgtcagctattgtccaaccaattgcgcctcaatgcttccttaatacttcaatcaactgggcttcatccttctgatttagctttgaggaaatcaccaccggaaaagtgccttcttcaggaccaaggaacacatactttaaatcttgaggaagtggtttcagttccaactggggaacttcttcctctgaagatttaagcatgtctggtggtggtagagcttcaaactggggtttccatcttgctcccgcaaactgtacttcacgtggtaatgaagaatctgcaaaacaatcaaaaaaatcaaagtcatcttcattgatatgatcaattttctcatcaagtaaaaattcaggtgtctgaaaaatataatcatcatcagagaatggagaagttgagcaaataaaatatgttggtgtcaaactctccacagcattcaaatcgcttgtgtcatcaaaatgtgctggcatcttgcaagcattgaaaacgttcaactcaagtgccatgttcccaaaggtaagcttcaaaactccacttctgcaattgatcaatgcatttgatgtaactagaaatggtcttcctaggatgacaggagcttggtaaatagtggagaccggctactgcatgtcaagaaccacaaaatctattgggtagtagaatttgtccacctggaccaacacgtcctctacaatacccctcgataccttaactgatctgtcagccagctgtagcatgatggaggtctttttcagctcacccaatcccaactgctcatatactgagaatggtagcaagttcacactactccccaaatcaagtaaagctctcccaatgcatgATTCACCAATCACCAGTTTTGTCCGTAGGAGgagcaaaatactttgtgtcatttattgacgattactccaggagatgttgggtgtatccaataaaaaataaagcagatgtatttccagttttcaaaatattcaaagcccgggttgagcttgaatctgaaaagaagatcaagtgtttaaggacagacaatggaggagaatatactggtattgaatttgatagcttctgtcaataagaaggtatcaaaagacagctcacggtggcatacactccacaacaaaatggagtagcagaGCAGATGAACAGAACCTTGTTAGAACGAACAAGAGCGATGTTGAGAACTGCGGGAATGGCCAAGTCATTTTGGGCAGAATCAGTCAAGACTGCTTGTTATGTGATCAATCGGTCACCATCAACCGCAATTGATCTGAAAACGCCGATGGAGATGTGGACTGATAAGCCAGCTGATTATTCTCACTTACATACATTTGAAAGTccagtttatgttatgtacaacacccaagaaacatcaaagctagatccaaaatctagaaaatgtattttcttagggtatgctgatggagtcaaggggtatcacctgtgggatcccactgcccgcaaggtgctaatcagaagggatgttgtatttgtagaagataaggtacaagaaaaagaaaatgatagcgctTCAAAAGAGAAACTAGAAACTTCTACATttcaagttgaagaaagacaagaattagaagttcCAGATTCTTCTGAAGCAATATCAGAGCACGAAGTACAAGAACAAGCTGAGTGTACAATTCCACAAGTTCGACGGTCAACTCGGGAGAGAAGAAAACCAACTTGGCCCTCAGAGTACATCATGGAGGGAAATGTCGCATACTGTCTACTAATAGAAGATGGAGAACCGTCAAATTTCCATGAGGCTACAAATAGCCAAGAAGCTTCTCTGTGGAtggttgcaatgcaagaagaaattgaagctctccataaaagcaaaacatgggatcttgtaccactaccacaaggaagaaaggccatcggaaacaaatgggtttacaagatcaaacgaaatggcaatgatcaagtggagcggtatcgtgctagattggtggtgaaaggattcgctcagaaagaaggcatagacttcaacgaaatattctctcctgttgttcgaCTCTCAACGGTTCGAGTAGTCCTTGCGATGTGTGCTACATTTGACTTGTACTTAGAACAACTGGAcgtgaaaactgcatttcttcatggagaaattgaagaagaaatttacatgctccaaccagaaggttttgaagaaaaagaaaaagagaacttggtttgcaggttgaacaaatctctatacggtctcaaacaggcgccgagatgttggtataagagatttgattcctttatcatgagccttggatacaacagacatagttcagatccttgtgtttactacaagagatttggtgatggtaatttcattattctgttgttgtatgttgacgacatgttggtagcaggccccaacaaagatcgtattacagacttaaaggcacagttggctagggagtttgaaatgaaggacttgggaccagcaaacaagattctagggatgcaaatttaccgagacagaaataataggaagatatggctttctcagaaaaattatttgaagaaaatcttgcgacgcttcaacatgcaagattgtaagccaatttctacccctcttcctattaatttcaagttatcctcaagtatgagtcctagcaatgaagcagagaggatggaaatgtctcgagtaccgtatgcatcagcagtgggtagcttaatgttcgctatggtttgtacaagaccagacattgcacagtcagtgggagtggttagtcgatacatggcgaatcctggtaaagagcattggagtgctgtaaagaggatcctgagatatgtcaagggtacctcaaatgtcgcattatgttatgaaggatcagactttactgtcagaggctatgttgattcagattatgcaggtgatcttgagtacaagagcaagtccacctcagGTTATGTGTTTACTCTTGCTAGAGGAGTTGTAAGTtgggtttcaaaattgcagtctatcgtggctacttctacaacagaggcagaatatgtcgcaactacacaagctagcaaagaggcaatatggttgcaaatgctactggaagagctcggacacttacaagagaaggttgatttattttgtgatagtcagCGCGCTTTGTATTtggcaaagaatccagcatttcattcaaggacaaagcacatacgagttcagtatcacttcgttcgtgagaaggtggaagaaggaagtgtggatatacaaaaaatccatacaaaagacaacctagtagatatattaacaaagccaattaataatgacaagtttatctggtgtcgatcctccttaggcctagcagatatgtaagcggcatagagatggaaagtgtagaaaagatagaaggattacaaaagtgactttaagtggaagatatgtagcggtaaagccacttttatggacttttatgggtcaaaaatggtagTTAGTTGAGCTTGCAtccacatttgcttccgccatcttccacttgcttccgctatcttccacttgcttccgctatcttctttatgggtcaaaaatggtggctagttgataacctacatcaagcttgcgttcacatttgcttctgccatcttccacttgcttccgccatcttccacctcctttaactcctataaatacatgtttttgcttttagaacctatcccattttgaaagaaaaatttaaagaaagagagagagttttagagagaataatagtgagttttctcctatatattgtctctccttttataagaaagagtgagttttctccttttataagagagggtattgtcaattgtgctctccttattcaagagagaaattcttgtaatccttttgctataagtgaaattcttctacaattggagttccttattatttcttttattctttctcatttctacttcagttgtaattgtatgccctGTACCACAAGCGCCTAACAGAGGCCACTTGGGAAACAACCAAACAACTGCCGGAGAGGTACCCAGGCGtggaccttgaggacaagggTCCACTTAATGGGGGGGTGTTGATAGGCCACGAAGGTCAGCCAGAGCTCCTCCGCCGAATGCCAAATACTTGGGATAAAAGTGGAACGTAAATTGCTGTTGCATGCAACATGCAGATGGACGTGATAAAACAACGAAGGAGTTAATGGCACGTGAAGAATGAACGGGGTGCAATGGTGTGGACTGGGTCAGTAGACTGGGTCACTTGCAGTTGCACATTTTACGTCTTTTATGTATTTCtgttagtttgtttattttacgtgttagtttgtttattttacgTAAGTCGCATGACCTACTTTTGCATGTGTTTCAGTTCCGTAGCTTTAGCTACCAGTTTGCTTGTATTTCGGATTTTTGTACCAGGCTTTACATATTTAAAGTAGCCGCAGTTATCAATGAAGGGTACGAAAAAAATCATTGTTATTCAAACATTGCGGTACTTTCTCACCCGAAGagaatttgttatttattttgtaatttctgaGTTGGGACCTATCATAGGGGGAGGGAGCTCATAagaacaccaaaaaaaaaaaaaaaaaaaaaaaccaaaagatcATAAAGATGGAACTCTAGGACCTGCAACCTACTAAGAATGAGGAGGGGGTGGCGGTGGAGGATGTCCTGCTCTAACAGCTATCTGTTGCTTCAAAGAAGGTGTTGGAGGAAGTCTTGGTATTGGAGGCAGTGAAGGATTTGGAGGAAGCAACCTAATTGATGAAGTAACTGCAGGAGCTGAAGGAGGATTAAACCTTGAACTTATGGCAGGAATTGCAGGACCAGCAGTTTGCACGGTATGAGGGGTTGGAGGCAGAAGCAGAGGCAGCATAGCTCTAACAGCTAGATTCTCAAGGAGGTGCTCAAGGAGGCAGCAGTGTTGGAAGTGGTGGAGgagttggaaaatgaaaaagttTCGTAGAAACATCAGTTGAGGAAGGCTGTGGTGGTGAaggaggaggtggaggtggaggtgtagGGGGTGAAACCAAAACAATTTTGGCATTTAAAGACTCAGATGTGTGAAACAGACAAGGTTAGATCTGTGATGACTGGAGAAATAGTAGGCGGATGGGTGGTTTCTGCACTTTCAGATAAGGTGTGATAATGCAGCTGACGTTCTATGCCAGACGTTTGGGCTACAGATGCATCTTCCACAGATTTACAGGAGACTATTGTTGACTGAGAAGATTGAGGCATCCCTTGGCAACTGATGTCAGATTTTCTGGGTAGTTGAGGTAGAATCTGAACGTCAGGAGCCTCAGCTACCTTTCTACTCAGATAAGTACCAGGAGATTGCTTAGGTGAGGACATGGACATGGACTGAATCTCTGGGGACAAAGACAAGGAGCTCTTAGCCTTACTTTCCAAGACTCTGggcttctttttcttccaaaGCTTTCTAGGAATTGTCTCCTGCAAAAGACCACTAGTTACCACACTCTCATGACAACCACTTTCCAACAGTTCGTGGACAATATTTGATGCACTCATGTGTTGGAGCACATTTAGTGATGCATCGGCCTTGGGATCTAAACAGTCCGCATAACTGAAGAACTCTTTAACTTTTGCAAATGCTTCCACTGGATTGGAAACTTTTTCCACAACTTAATTAGGCAAAATAATCCTAGTTAGTAGTggctatatattataactttgttCTATTCATTGAACTAGAAAAAATTTGTATTCTTCTTCTGCAACCATTATGCAATGAGATACTGATTTAGTCCTCTAAACACAAAATTGGGTTGCCATTTGAACTTTCTAGTATATAATTTAGATAACCAATAAAATATACTGCCTAGACTTAGAGTTTTGCTCCTTTCTACTCTGCTTGGTTCCTCGGAATGTAGAGGCAAAGGAAGGGAATGAACTATAaatttttgggatttttttatttttttatttttataatttcaaacaaaagaTTTAGGATTTTCTGAATGTAATTCACTGATTCCTATGCTCAGTAAAACACTTGGAATTCAAAAAACACACGCTGATGGTGAAACATCCTACTCTTCCTATTCACAATTTTCCATTTATCCCTTGCAActtggaaacattttcatcatttccctcaacttttttttaaaaaagaaatcaaacagATAAGGAACGTACCGTAGACTAGCTCAGAGATCTCAAGAAGCCCATCGGGCGACTTCCGAAAAAAGAACTTGCGCAGCAACGCCATCTCAGTCGTCCAACGACACCTCCAATTGCagctctatataaatatatttttttggaaagaaatcATCTGATTTAATATTAATCACGAAGGATGAATACATGGAGGTAAACCCTCCAGAATAATGCTCTCCTTAGAGAGTTTCAGGGCATCCTTAGCTAGATTACGTGCCACCTGATTACAATTCCTAGGAATAAAATTAATGGACCAACTATTCAACTCTGTGAGTAAATTCTTGATGTCACTGGTTATCATGCCTGTAGTATTCCATGTCTCTTTACTGTCTTGTATAGCCTTCACCACCAACTGTGCATCTCCTTCCAGAATGACATGGTCAAGACCAAGCTGCTTACACAGGATAACTGCTTTGAGGGCTGCCAATGACTCTGCCAGCTGAACGTCGGGGAAAGAGTCCCGTTGGGATCTTAGGCTTCAATGACTTTCCCTTCTAAATCTTTGATCACCACGCCTATTCCGATCCTGCACTTGATCTTATCAACTATGTCTTGGGTTATCTATCATTAACTCAATTGCTGTTGAGGACTTTTTCCAGGATCGGCTTCatccattttctctttttatttgctCTCCTTTCATTCTTATATACCACTTTGGCTCGGCAACTTTTATAGATCAGCACCCACTAAGGATCAGTATCGTTGGGATACAATTCAACTCTCAAATTGTCCAAAACCTTCCGCTCAACAGATCCTAAGTCGGCCTCCAATTCTATGTATTCATATCATTATTAACCAAATCTACACCTTAAAAACAACTGCATACATCATCTGGGTCTTTACTGGTTATCTcagcataaaaaataatatttgttgcCCTATGAACTTTTTTGAAAAACACAACGGCATATAACACAATTCCACTATCTCCTCTTAACTATTTTACTTTCTTCATCTCCTTTCCAAGATTTGTATAACCATCAATCTTTTTGCAGCCCGTTAGATTTGAAAAACCGAGTGCAACAAAGTTCCCAAAGAATATTGATGCTTCTTCCCTTGCCCAACTCCTTGATGAAGCTACAACGCATTCTAAAGGCAATGAGTTTCTTTCTATGGAAATTGAGTGGCAAAGATTGTAAAGGATAATTTGACCAATCAAATAATCTTAATTTGTTGGAGAGGTAATTAGGTACACTTAGAAAATCATGCATTACGATTTATAAACACTATTGAGTTTTTCATCCATCTAAAAGGCTTTCGAACTCAATCTTATCACGTCCTCGCCTTCGGACAAATCTATTACCATGCACTTCTATTTTGTTTGTTCCCTAGCAAGAGAAACACATAGAGTGTTAGCAACATTAGTGTCAAGTCCAGCTTactaaaatcaataattaaaactagagttttttcAATGTTATAATTACCGTGCTTTCTTCCAACACATGACGAACATTTTTGTGAAACCACAATTTACTACGTTTGTTGGTGATTTTAGACGAATAATTTCTCGGTCCATATCTTGTATCAAGTCATGCATCGATAATCTATTAGGCTCAGCAATAGTAATAAGATACTTGTCTACAAGCCTCTTGAAACCATCATCCGAAAAGAAACCACAACCGTCAAATGTTTTAGTGACATAAGCCAAGCATTTTCCcttgaagaaacatgcaatatcaAGAAACTTATCCTTATCATTCTCATCCGATCCATCATAACTTGCTTGaagtacttttcaaatattttagtttggaatttttttaaatttatctaatgCACTCTTCTATCGATGTATACTCTTACCACCTTGCAACGTTAAAGCTAATGGAAGGCCGTCAGCATATTGTACTACATGTTTAGAGAGTTCCACATAATCATCCAATGGTTTGTCTTTATTGAAAGCATGCCAACTAAAAAGTTGAAGGGATTCATTGTCACCCAATATCACCACCTTGCATTTTGAATCAACTTTAGAGTCATTGAATAAATGTCTATTGCTTCTTGTTGTGATGATTTTACTTCCTAAACAAGACCAATTACAATCTCTagctaatttttctatttgaaCCGTCTTATCCACTTCATCAAGAACTAGGAGAACCTTTTTAGAGCAAAGTATATGCTTAATCACATAAATTCTTTGGTCAATATCATGAATATCCAAACTGGTTCCTAAAATCTCATAAAGAAATGTATTTTGTCGCTGAATCAAACCTCTTGATTTTGAAGTCTCACATGTTTCAAGAAATAACTTCCTTCAAATTGATGAGAAATCTTGTTATAGATATCTTTTGAAATAATTGTCTTACCAATTCCACCAATTTCAAATATCCCCTCCATGTAGGGGTGTGAAATCGTGTTAACGGTTTATGTTCGTGTCGTatcaaagcatgtatattatactatataggtcaaccctaacccaACTTGTTAAGCTTATTGTGTCAAAATCTTAAACCCTAACACAGCCCATTAATATAACGGGTCATGTCCTGTCAACCCATTTGGActcattagtaaatattatgaaatatgttaACACAATACAGTACGACccgtttcaaactatttatataaatgggttgaataggcccgAAATGAACtcatttgacttgattaaatttagcataattttatataaatattaaaatcacaatatctataaaaataaaactaactacaagtctataattacaatccaaataataaaaatatcgaaattaaaattctaacaattttacttttaggtataagggtataattgtaactttaactttcttaacgtatcATAATGGGTTGACCCATTATCAATCTATTGAGCAATCATGTCTTAAggggtcaacctgttttgacctgGACTCATTAAGACTAAATCTTAACCCGCTATTATCATGTCatattcgtgttgggttaacaggtcgtgtaacatattgccacccttaCCTCCATGCATATAACATCATTCCTTCTAATATTTAGGTGTCGATAAATGTCTTGTATGTGAGACTCTATTTCAATGGTGTACTTGGCATCATTTAGAGATGTACGATTTACTATTCTTGAGTccacctggtgccaataaaaaatatatatatatatatatatattcttgattCCACCCATTGAATGATGTCTTGGATAAATTTTGACTCTTTCCTATCAATacaaaagagataaaaatttaaaagacttCTCAAAGTATAATCATATATGAATTAtatgatttagttttttttttttattaaaataacaaagagagaagatttagatttgtattttttccatgttaatttctctatttgtttttccaatatacATACATTATATGAAATTAATGTGGTAATTAATGCCCTAACAAATCCAAAAAagatttcaaatatatttatggcTTGCATAAAACTCAATGTCGGAAAGAATGATAAATATCAAACTGTTTTGTATGGCACCATATCATCCCCAATTTGCACCCTCTCAAATCCTGGATTTCTCTATATTTTATCCATAAACTTCTCTTTTAACatcatatataaacatatatataggcacAGCTCATAGGAAGTAGCTATTCCCTAATTCGAACCCAGACAAGTTGGCTACTTCTTCTAAAGTTGCCTTCCACTTCAGCATCTTTACGTTATCAATGAGCTTATCTCCAAGACTATCAAAGGATTCTCCAAAATCTCCTTTTTGATGCCGTATTTCCAGTGGATCTACATTAAAAAATTGGTAGAACAATTTGTTTCATCGCTTCTTTACAATCAAGTATCTTCAATAGGTCATTCAAGCACCATCTTAATTCTGCATAATTTTCAAGGAGTACAATGCTAGAAATCTTTGATCCTTCAATAGCCTTGAAAAGTGCTGGTAAAATTTCTTTCATCTTTCAAGATCGGTTTCTATGTAAGCACCAATTCCCTTTTTATCCAAAATATGGTATTGATGAGAAACAAACTTTTGGCAAACATCTTCACCTCTAAAAGAAGAAGAgtaaaagatggagaaagaagctCCTTGAAACTTGAAAGGCGTCACCCTCTCTGTAAGCATAAGTACCATTCACCAGAGAGAAGtcggagaaagaaagaagaacaatAACCATTCTTAAGCCATGTATCATACAcatttgtacatatatataaattgcttttttaaacaataaagtGAACTCAATTCCAGCATATCGCCTATACTGTTTAATGTTTCATCCAGTCCTGACTAAGAACACAAGTTATGGTTTTGTTTGCACTCCAAATTCTAACCTCAACTTCAGCTCCTTCAGCCAACTGAGAAGTAGAATTCACCTACAAAGCTTTgacaaaagatatatattttcaaactatacacatatatacatagagATATATACTTCACGCAACATCATTGATTCATTCAGAGTGAATGGAAAAATTGTATACAGTGAAAAAATTAAGTGGAAATTAGGTCTGTGCAttaacttataattttgtcATCATGAGTTATGCATTTCGTTGATAGGACTATTAATAGTactgctaattaattaattatggtTTCAGTATAGAGAGCCAAAGACTCATCATTTAATCTATCATGTCTGTTTGGAGGAAAGAATAACATAATTTTGTGTAGTGCCAAGAAATACAAGAAAGGGaattaattaatccaaattaatATCCCAATATAATTTTGTTGAGTTAACTGAAGCAAGTGCATGCTACATGGAAGGCAATGGAAACATGTAGAGATCTGCAGTTACATTAACTTACATAAAGTAATTTTTGAAAGGGATGCATAAAGAATTATCAATGAAGTAAAAAAGCAGGCTGCAAGTGGATGGATGGGGCAACACTGAGCACACAACCATATCACGAACAACACTGTTGTGAAATGTGTAGCAATTAAGATGAATAGTATGGAAAaccaaagagagagaaagtgagaaaaacgcatgaatttaacgtggttcggcagtATGCCTACGTCCACATGAATGAGTGGAGGTTGAATTTCACTATGCCAAAGTAGGGTTACATCATATGTATTTATACTACGCTCCCCTCGTGTGAGAAATAGAGTTTTCAAATATTCCTCTTAATTCATTTGTATTGTTTGTATAGTGTTTTTACAGACACATGGTGTGCCAATGGCCTAGTGCCAGCTCTAAGATTTTGTTACAATACAAGGGAAAATTCCTTAGTACAAAAACAGAATTACACAATATTATTAGATTACAACTAATTGTTTTCTAGAAGATTCTTTTTGCTGAGCTGGTTTTGGATCCTCAAGTGTAGCTGACTTGGAGCTGCTTGGTTTTATAACTGAGTTGGAAGACAATCCTCCTACGAGTCCAACAAGGGAACCATGGTGAGACTCGATCGAAGTGTAAGAAACCAAGAGAAGAGCAGGGGCTTGTTAAGAATATAAGCCACTTGATCACGGGAAGAGATGAAAGCAACTTGTAAAGCCTTAGATGCAACTTTGTCACGTAAAAAGTGAAAGTCAATCTCCATAGGCTTTGTACGTGAATAGAGAACTGGATTTGCTGAGAGATATGTAGATTCTAAATTGTTGCACCATAAAGTAGGAGGCTTAGGAAGAAAAACACCAGGTTCTCAAACTAAAGATTGAAGCCATAGTAATTCTGTAGTGGTATTTGCAAGCAGCTTGTACTCGGCTTCTGTACTAGATCGTTCAACTGTATGTTGCTTCTTGGAGCCCCAGGAAATCATATTGGAGCTAAGAAAAACATAGTAGCCCCTTGTAGACTACAGATCATCAGGGCACCCAGCCCAGTTGTAGTTTGAAAAAGCTTAGAGATGATAAGAGGAAGATGGCCGAATGTGAAGGCCATAATGAGCTATATGTTTGAGGTACCTCAGTATTCTCTTCACG
This is a stretch of genomic DNA from Carya illinoinensis cultivar Pawnee chromosome 15, C.illinoinensisPawnee_v1, whole genome shotgun sequence. It encodes these proteins:
- the LOC122297010 gene encoding formin-like protein 18; translation: MALLRKFFFRKSPDGLLEISELVYVEAFAKVKEFFSYADCLDPKADASLNVLQHMSASNIVHELLESGCHESVVTSGLLQETIPRKLWKKKKPRVLESKAKSSLSLSPEIQSMSMSSPKQSPGTYLSRKVAEAPDVQILPQLPRKSDISCQGMPQSSQSTIVSCKSVEDASVAQTSGIERQLHYHTLSESAETTHPPTISPVITDLTLSVSHI